A single Cellulomonas sp. SLBN-39 DNA region contains:
- a CDS encoding PTS mannitol transporter subunit IICB — protein MTTTASAAPTLSRGRTAQVRLQRFGAFLTGMIMPNLPAFLAWGLITALFISVGWLPNEMLGGFGNADLPGAWQGAATQLVLADDGTTFRQYLGLVGPMVTYLLPLLIANSGGRLVHGERGGVVATIATLGIIVGSTVPMFLGAMIVGPLAAWVMKLVDSLWDGKLKPGLEMLVNMFSAAIVGGAMSVAAFFGIAPVVSQISTWLGDIVAWLADNGLLPLMSIIVEPAKVLFLNNAIGNGVLVPLGAQQVVEQGKSLLFLVEANPGPGLGILLAYTLLGVGAARSTAPGAMFVHFIGGIHEVYFPFVLMKPVLIVAAIAGGMTGVATNVVFGSGLVGPAAPGSIIAVLAQTSRDSYLGVILSVVLSATVSFLVAAVILRASRKRDLAAGESGDLAAAVAQTEANKGRSSAALSSLVGATGTAAPVRTIVFACDAGMGSSAMGAAVLRDKLRKAGIEGVTVVNKAVATLDDDAADLVISQRELTERARQHAPTTRHVSVDNFMNSPVYDDVVSELGASRAAAGAGEAP, from the coding sequence ATCATGCCGAACCTCCCCGCCTTCCTGGCCTGGGGACTGATCACGGCGCTGTTCATCAGCGTCGGGTGGCTGCCCAACGAGATGCTCGGCGGCTTCGGCAACGCCGACCTGCCTGGCGCCTGGCAGGGCGCCGCCACCCAGCTCGTCCTCGCCGACGACGGGACCACGTTCCGGCAGTACCTCGGGCTCGTCGGCCCGATGGTCACGTACCTGCTGCCGCTGCTCATCGCGAACTCCGGCGGCCGGCTGGTGCACGGCGAGCGCGGCGGCGTCGTCGCGACGATCGCGACCCTCGGCATCATCGTGGGCAGCACGGTGCCGATGTTCCTCGGCGCGATGATCGTCGGCCCGCTCGCCGCGTGGGTCATGAAGCTCGTCGACAGCCTCTGGGACGGCAAGCTCAAGCCGGGCCTGGAGATGCTCGTCAACATGTTCTCCGCCGCGATCGTCGGCGGGGCCATGTCCGTGGCCGCCTTCTTCGGCATCGCCCCCGTCGTCTCGCAGATCAGCACGTGGCTGGGCGACATCGTGGCGTGGCTCGCCGACAACGGCCTGCTGCCGCTGATGAGCATCATCGTCGAGCCGGCCAAGGTGCTCTTCCTCAACAACGCCATCGGCAACGGCGTGCTCGTCCCGCTCGGGGCGCAGCAGGTCGTCGAGCAGGGCAAGTCGCTGCTGTTCCTCGTCGAGGCCAACCCCGGTCCGGGCCTGGGCATCCTGCTGGCGTACACGCTGCTGGGCGTCGGCGCGGCGCGGTCGACCGCGCCCGGGGCGATGTTCGTGCACTTCATCGGCGGCATCCACGAGGTCTACTTCCCGTTCGTCCTCATGAAGCCGGTGCTGATCGTCGCGGCCATCGCGGGCGGCATGACCGGGGTGGCGACGAACGTCGTCTTCGGCAGCGGGCTCGTGGGCCCGGCGGCACCGGGCAGCATCATCGCGGTCCTCGCCCAGACGTCGCGCGACAGCTACCTCGGCGTGATCCTCTCGGTCGTGCTGTCCGCGACCGTGTCGTTCCTCGTCGCCGCCGTCATCCTGCGGGCCAGCCGCAAGCGCGACCTGGCCGCCGGCGAGAGCGGGGACCTCGCCGCCGCCGTCGCGCAGACCGAGGCCAACAAGGGGCGCAGCAGCGCGGCGCTGTCCTCGCTGGTGGGCGCCACGGGCACGGCGGCGCCGGTGCGCACGATCGTCTTCGCCTGCGACGCCGGCATGGGGTCGTCGGCGATGGGCGCGGCCGTCCTGCGCGACAAGCTGCGCAAGGCCGGGATCGAGGGTGTGACCGTCGTCAACAAGGCGGTCGCGACCCTCGACGACGACGCGGCGGACCTGGTGATCAGCCAGCGCGAGCTCACCGAGCGGGCCCGGCAGCACGCGCCGACCACCCGGCACGTCTCGGTGGACAACTTCATGAACAGCCCCGTGTACGACGACGTCGTCTCCGAGCTCGGCGCGTCGCGTGCGGCCGCCGGGGCGGGGGAGGCGCCGTGA
- a CDS encoding PTS sugar transporter subunit IIA, whose product MSEVLTRAACRAEGTARTYEEAIREAGALLVEGGAVEPAYVEAMLERERTMTTFMGNGLAIPHGTLDATDQIRRSAISVVRYAEPLDWKGSPVRVVVGIAGVDGQHLEVLSRIALVFADTDQAQRVAEAGTTDELYGLLAGVNA is encoded by the coding sequence GTGAGCGAGGTCCTGACGCGGGCCGCCTGCCGGGCCGAGGGCACGGCCCGCACGTACGAGGAGGCGATCCGGGAGGCCGGTGCGCTGCTCGTCGAGGGCGGGGCCGTCGAGCCGGCGTACGTCGAGGCGATGCTCGAGCGTGAGCGGACCATGACGACGTTCATGGGCAACGGCCTGGCGATCCCGCACGGCACGCTCGACGCGACCGACCAGATCCGACGGTCGGCGATCTCGGTGGTGCGGTACGCCGAGCCCCTCGACTGGAAGGGCTCGCCCGTCCGGGTCGTCGTGGGGATCGCGGGCGTGGACGGGCAGCACCTGGAGGTGCTCTCGCGGATCGCGCTCGTGTTCGCGGACACCGACCAGGCGCAGCGGGTCGCCGAGGCGGGCACGACCGACGAGCTGTACGGCCTGCTCGCGGGCGTCAACGCCTGA
- a CDS encoding DeoR/GlpR family DNA-binding transcription regulator: protein MYAPERHQQILTRARSEGRVDVTALAGELDVTPETIRRDLTALERHGLVRRVHGGAIPVERLGFEPGLADREGLLSGEKERIAKAALEELPDGGAVILDAGTTTVRLAELLPTDRELTVVTHALPVATVLATRPGTTLHLVGGTVRGRTLAAVGSWALRDLAEIHVDVAFLGANGITADHGVTTPDLAEAAVKRALVTASRRTVVLADHTKVGRVDLARVADLADVDTLITDAAVEPELADEIEAAGTRVVRA, encoded by the coding sequence GTGTACGCACCGGAGCGACACCAGCAGATCCTCACGCGGGCGCGCAGCGAGGGCCGCGTGGACGTCACCGCCCTCGCGGGCGAGCTCGACGTCACCCCCGAGACCATCCGGCGCGACCTCACCGCGCTCGAGCGGCACGGGCTCGTGCGCCGCGTGCACGGCGGCGCGATCCCCGTCGAGCGCCTCGGCTTCGAGCCCGGGCTGGCGGACCGCGAGGGCCTGCTCTCGGGGGAGAAGGAGCGCATCGCCAAGGCCGCGCTCGAGGAGCTGCCCGACGGCGGCGCCGTCATCCTCGACGCCGGCACGACCACCGTGCGCCTCGCCGAGCTGCTCCCCACCGACCGCGAGCTCACGGTCGTGACCCACGCGCTGCCCGTGGCCACCGTGCTCGCCACCCGCCCGGGCACCACGCTGCACCTGGTCGGCGGGACCGTGCGCGGACGCACGCTCGCCGCCGTCGGCTCCTGGGCGCTGCGCGACCTCGCCGAGATCCACGTCGACGTCGCGTTCCTCGGCGCCAACGGCATCACCGCCGACCACGGCGTCACCACGCCCGACCTCGCCGAGGCCGCCGTCAAGCGGGCGCTCGTCACCGCCTCGCGGCGCACCGTCGTGCTCGCCGACCACACGAAGGTCGGCCGCGTCGACCTCGCCCGCGTCGCCGACCTCGCCGACGTCGACACCCTCATCACCGACGCCGCGGTCGAGCCCGAGCTCGCCGACGAGATCGAGGCCGCCGGCACCCGGGTGGTGCGCGCATGA
- the pfkB gene encoding 1-phosphofructokinase, with amino-acid sequence MIVTVTPNPSVDRALDVDALEVGEVNRAHTTHVHAGGKGINVARALVRHGLDAVAVVPSGGPDGARLTTLMAEQGVPAVPVPVTGDTRTNITLQERDGTTTKVNAPGPRLSAAEVDALLAAVDAQLAGAPRAVVAAGSLPAGAGDDFFVRLAGVAGRHGVPLLLDTSGAPLGQAVRAGGLALVKPNEDELAEMVGRDLVTVGDVVGAAREVIALGTREVLVSLGAHGALLVSADAAEPVWAGGPALVPLSTVGAGDSTLAGFLAADGTAADRLRTAVAWGRAAVLLPGTEVPGPDDVDVDEVRVVLDPDPHLAIKEL; translated from the coding sequence ATGATCGTCACCGTCACCCCCAACCCGAGCGTCGACCGCGCCCTCGACGTCGACGCGCTCGAGGTCGGCGAGGTCAACCGTGCGCACACCACGCACGTGCACGCCGGCGGCAAGGGCATCAACGTCGCCCGGGCGCTGGTGCGGCACGGGCTCGACGCCGTGGCCGTGGTGCCCAGCGGCGGCCCGGACGGCGCGCGGCTCACCACGCTCATGGCCGAGCAGGGCGTGCCCGCGGTGCCCGTGCCCGTCACCGGCGACACCCGCACCAACATCACGCTCCAGGAGCGCGACGGCACCACGACCAAGGTGAACGCGCCCGGTCCGCGGCTGTCGGCGGCCGAGGTCGACGCGCTCCTCGCTGCCGTCGACGCGCAGCTCGCCGGCGCCCCGCGCGCCGTCGTCGCCGCCGGGTCGCTGCCCGCCGGCGCCGGGGACGACTTCTTCGTCCGGCTCGCCGGTGTCGCCGGCCGCCACGGCGTGCCGCTCCTGCTCGACACGTCCGGCGCACCGCTCGGGCAGGCCGTGCGCGCCGGTGGTCTCGCCCTCGTCAAGCCGAACGAGGACGAGCTCGCCGAGATGGTCGGGCGCGACCTCGTCACCGTCGGCGACGTCGTCGGCGCGGCCCGCGAGGTCATCGCCCTGGGCACGCGCGAGGTGCTCGTCAGCCTCGGCGCGCACGGCGCGCTGCTCGTCTCCGCCGACGCGGCCGAGCCGGTCTGGGCGGGCGGGCCCGCGCTCGTGCCGCTGTCGACCGTCGGCGCGGGCGACTCCACGCTGGCGGGCTTCCTCGCGGCCGACGGCACCGCCGCCGACCGGCTGCGGACCGCGGTGGCCTGGGGCCGGGCGGCCGTGCTGCTGCCGGGCACCGAGGTGCCCGGCCCCGACGACGTCGACGTGGACGAGGTCCGCGTCGTGCTGGACCCCGACCCGCACCTCGCGATCAAGGAGCTGTGA
- a CDS encoding PTS sugar transporter subunit IIA, protein MTSSTSLITPELVAVDLVAGDRTAATRQLVDLLAAAGRVTDADGFAADVAAREQQMATGMPGGVGLPHARSAHVTAPSLAVGKLAQGVDWGAPDGPARLVFLIAAPAEGDADHLKILAALARRLVHESFRQSLLDAPDAQTVAEIVTREVVPS, encoded by the coding sequence GTGACCTCGTCGACATCCCTCATCACCCCCGAGCTGGTCGCCGTCGACCTCGTCGCGGGCGACCGCACCGCTGCCACGCGGCAGCTCGTCGACCTGCTCGCCGCCGCGGGCCGGGTCACCGACGCCGACGGCTTCGCCGCCGACGTCGCCGCGCGCGAGCAGCAGATGGCCACGGGCATGCCCGGCGGCGTCGGCCTCCCGCACGCCCGCTCGGCGCACGTCACCGCCCCCAGCCTCGCCGTCGGCAAGCTCGCGCAGGGCGTGGACTGGGGCGCACCCGACGGGCCCGCCCGCCTCGTGTTCCTCATCGCCGCGCCCGCCGAGGGCGACGCCGACCACCTGAAGATCCTCGCGGCCCTGGCCCGGCGCCTCGTCCACGAGTCCTTCCGCCAGTCCCTCCTCGACGCGCCGGACGCGCAGACCGTCGCGGAGATCGTCACCCGAGAGGTCGTGCCGTCATGA
- a CDS encoding PTS fructose transporter subunit IIC, protein MKLVAVTSCPTGIAHTYMAAEALEQAGKAAGHDVQVETQGAAGSTPLDPAVVAAADGVIYAADLEVKDKARFAGKPFVDVGVKKAVHDAPGVIAAAVAAVEAGVPASAGPAPAAPATKVDRDAGAGTKVRQWLMTGVSYMIPFVAAGGILIALSFMLAQVAWGGAEGAIEVTGVDAGTVVAAFDPLSLQHWAVILLKTGQLSFGFLVPVLSGFIAYAIADRPGLVPGFVGGAAAGFVGAGFLGGLVTGFLAGFVALWISRWNVPKGVRGIMPVVVIPLLSSAIVGITMLVLIGRPIASAMTGLTNWLNGLSGANLVLMGVILGAMMGFDLGGPINKVAYTFAVTGLATEGLQPGAVQYQVMAAVMAAGMVAPLALALATTVRKQLFTHAEQENGKAAWLLGISFISEGAIPFAAADPWRIILSSVVGSSVTGALTMAFGSTLVAPHGGLWVLPLIGNPLGFVAAVAIGTVVTALLVVVLKTFKHDPLVAADRAADDQALAAQAA, encoded by the coding sequence ATGAAGCTCGTCGCCGTCACCTCGTGCCCCACGGGCATCGCCCACACCTACATGGCCGCCGAGGCCCTGGAGCAGGCCGGCAAGGCCGCCGGGCACGACGTCCAGGTCGAGACGCAGGGCGCCGCCGGCTCCACACCGCTCGACCCCGCGGTCGTCGCGGCCGCCGACGGCGTGATCTACGCCGCCGACCTCGAGGTCAAGGACAAGGCCCGGTTCGCCGGAAAGCCGTTCGTCGACGTCGGCGTCAAGAAGGCCGTGCACGACGCGCCCGGCGTCATCGCCGCCGCCGTGGCCGCGGTCGAGGCCGGCGTCCCGGCCTCGGCCGGGCCCGCGCCCGCCGCGCCGGCCACCAAGGTCGACCGTGACGCCGGCGCCGGCACGAAGGTCCGGCAGTGGCTCATGACCGGCGTGTCGTACATGATCCCGTTCGTCGCCGCGGGCGGCATCCTCATCGCCCTGAGCTTCATGCTCGCGCAGGTCGCCTGGGGCGGGGCCGAGGGCGCGATCGAGGTCACCGGCGTCGACGCCGGCACGGTCGTCGCCGCGTTCGACCCGCTCTCGCTGCAGCACTGGGCGGTCATCCTGCTCAAGACCGGCCAGCTGAGCTTCGGCTTCCTCGTGCCCGTGCTCTCCGGCTTCATCGCCTACGCGATCGCCGACCGGCCCGGCCTGGTGCCCGGGTTCGTCGGTGGCGCGGCCGCCGGGTTCGTCGGCGCCGGCTTCCTCGGTGGCCTCGTCACCGGCTTCCTCGCCGGGTTCGTGGCGCTGTGGATCAGCCGCTGGAACGTCCCCAAGGGTGTGCGCGGCATCATGCCCGTCGTCGTGATCCCGCTGCTGTCGTCCGCGATCGTCGGCATCACGATGCTCGTCCTCATCGGCCGGCCCATCGCCTCGGCCATGACGGGCCTGACCAACTGGTTGAACGGCCTGTCCGGTGCGAACCTCGTGCTCATGGGCGTGATCCTCGGGGCGATGATGGGCTTCGACCTCGGTGGTCCGATCAACAAGGTCGCGTACACGTTCGCCGTCACCGGCCTGGCCACCGAGGGCCTGCAGCCCGGTGCCGTGCAGTACCAGGTCATGGCCGCCGTCATGGCCGCCGGCATGGTCGCCCCGCTCGCCCTCGCGCTGGCCACCACGGTCCGCAAGCAGCTGTTCACGCACGCCGAGCAGGAGAACGGCAAGGCCGCCTGGCTGCTGGGCATCTCGTTCATCTCCGAGGGCGCGATCCCGTTCGCCGCCGCGGACCCGTGGCGGATCATCCTGTCCTCCGTCGTCGGGTCGAGCGTCACCGGTGCGCTGACCATGGCCTTCGGGTCCACGCTCGTCGCCCCGCACGGCGGCCTGTGGGTCCTGCCGCTCATCGGCAACCCGCTCGGGTTCGTCGCCGCCGTCGCGATCGGCACGGTCGTCACCGCGCTGCTCGTCGTCGTCCTCAAGACGTTCAAGCACGACCCGCTCGTCGCGGCCGACCGGGCCGCCGACGACCAGGCCCTGGCCGCCCAGGCCGCCTGA
- a CDS encoding HPr family phosphocarrier protein, which produces MAERTVAVASRVGLHARPAMLFTQAVAATGVPVTIATAGGAPVDASSILFVMSLGIPHGAEVTLAADGPDADRALDELVGLLATDLDAPEADAGATS; this is translated from the coding sequence ATGGCCGAGCGCACCGTCGCCGTCGCCTCCCGCGTCGGGCTGCACGCCCGCCCCGCGATGCTGTTCACCCAGGCCGTCGCCGCCACCGGCGTCCCGGTCACGATCGCCACCGCGGGCGGGGCGCCCGTCGACGCCTCGAGCATCCTGTTCGTGATGTCGCTGGGCATCCCGCACGGCGCCGAGGTCACCCTCGCCGCCGACGGCCCCGACGCGGACCGGGCCCTCGACGAGCTCGTCGGCCTGCTCGCGACCGACCTCGACGCGCCCGAGGCTGACGCGGGGGCGACGTCGTGA
- the ptsP gene encoding phosphoenolpyruvate--protein phosphotransferase — MTAATVGAPAGGVLHGVGVGRRSVVGPVAQVRPAPSVPADAPLLVDGRPAGPEQVHAAVETAFADVAAGLRVQADAATGTVRDVLAATAQMAADNALRTQVLARVDAGEPPVAALDAVVQMFAQMFEQAGGYLAERVTDLRSVRDRVVARTLGLPDPGVPALTRPSVVVARDLAPADTAALDLDNVLAIVTELGGPTGHTAIIAGQLGLPCVVRVAGATDLEDGVDVAVDAADGTVVVAPGDEVRAAVARRAEADRLLARETGPGATADGHAVALLANIGTAADAERVGAGPVEGVGLFRTEVIFLERTTAPTQDEQAEAYAQALRAMGDRKVVVRTLDAGADKPLAFASQPDEENPALGVRGYRLVRSNPALVETQLAALGAAQAATGSTPWVMAPMIATPAEARDFAGRARAAGVATVGVMVEIPAAALRAREILAEVDFVSIGTNDLAQYTMATDRLRGELADLLDVWQPAVLDLVAATARAGQDLGKPVGVCGESAGDALMALVLTGLGVTSLSMSPGALPAVRFALRHHTRERCEQMARAALAASSAPQARADALALAEAQVRETLGW; from the coding sequence GTGACCGCGGCGACCGTCGGTGCCCCCGCCGGCGGCGTGCTGCACGGCGTCGGCGTGGGGCGCCGGTCGGTCGTCGGCCCCGTCGCCCAGGTCCGGCCCGCACCGTCCGTGCCGGCCGACGCGCCGCTGCTCGTCGACGGCCGGCCGGCCGGGCCCGAGCAGGTCCACGCGGCCGTCGAGACGGCCTTCGCCGACGTGGCCGCGGGCCTGCGGGTCCAGGCGGACGCGGCCACCGGCACCGTGCGGGACGTCCTCGCGGCGACCGCCCAGATGGCCGCCGACAACGCCCTGCGCACGCAGGTCCTCGCGCGCGTCGACGCCGGCGAACCGCCCGTCGCGGCCCTCGACGCCGTCGTGCAGATGTTCGCCCAGATGTTCGAGCAGGCCGGCGGCTACCTCGCCGAGCGCGTCACCGACCTGCGCTCGGTCCGCGACCGGGTCGTGGCGCGCACGCTCGGGCTGCCCGACCCGGGCGTGCCCGCGCTGACCCGCCCGTCCGTCGTGGTCGCCCGCGACCTGGCGCCGGCGGACACGGCGGCGCTCGACCTCGACAACGTCCTGGCGATCGTCACCGAGCTCGGCGGCCCCACCGGCCACACGGCGATCATCGCCGGGCAGCTCGGGCTGCCGTGCGTCGTGCGCGTCGCCGGGGCGACCGACCTCGAGGACGGGGTCGACGTCGCGGTCGACGCGGCCGACGGCACGGTCGTGGTCGCCCCCGGCGACGAGGTGCGGGCCGCCGTCGCCCGCCGTGCCGAGGCCGACCGGCTCCTCGCGCGGGAGACCGGGCCCGGGGCGACGGCCGACGGGCACGCCGTCGCGCTCCTCGCGAACATCGGCACGGCCGCCGACGCCGAGCGCGTCGGGGCCGGCCCCGTCGAGGGCGTCGGGCTCTTCCGGACCGAGGTGATCTTCCTCGAGCGGACGACCGCCCCGACCCAGGACGAGCAGGCCGAGGCCTACGCCCAGGCCCTGCGGGCGATGGGCGACCGCAAGGTCGTGGTCCGCACGCTCGACGCCGGTGCCGACAAGCCGCTGGCGTTCGCCAGCCAGCCCGACGAGGAGAACCCGGCGCTCGGGGTGCGCGGCTACCGGCTCGTGCGCTCGAACCCTGCGCTCGTCGAGACCCAGCTCGCCGCCCTCGGCGCCGCGCAGGCCGCGACCGGGTCGACGCCGTGGGTCATGGCGCCGATGATCGCGACGCCCGCCGAGGCGCGGGACTTCGCGGGCCGGGCCCGCGCGGCCGGCGTCGCGACCGTCGGGGTCATGGTCGAGATCCCCGCCGCCGCGCTGCGGGCCCGCGAGATCCTCGCCGAGGTGGACTTCGTCTCGATCGGCACCAACGACCTCGCGCAGTACACGATGGCCACCGACCGGCTGCGCGGCGAGCTCGCCGACCTGCTCGACGTGTGGCAGCCCGCCGTGCTGGACCTCGTCGCGGCCACCGCCCGGGCCGGGCAGGACCTCGGCAAGCCCGTCGGGGTCTGCGGGGAGTCCGCGGGCGACGCCCTCATGGCCCTCGTCCTCACCGGCCTCGGCGTCACCAGCCTGTCGATGTCGCCCGGCGCGCTGCCGGCCGTGCGGTTCGCGCTGCGGCACCACACGCGCGAGCGGTGCGAGCAGATGGCCCGCGCCGCGCTCGCGGCGTCGTCCGCGCCGCAGGCCCGGGCCGACGCGCTCGCCCTCGCCGAGGCCCAGGTCCGCGAGACCCTCGGCTGGTGA
- a CDS encoding succinic semialdehyde dehydrogenase produces the protein MAHEHADLHDPETDPLATYVLEPDDVRSLLARVVAGPSAATSTSHTPFTGAPIAAVPLTTPDDLPEAARRARSAQRTWAARPLRERTAVLGRVHDLLLERQSDVLDLVQIETGKARAHAWEEVGDVANVARHYAVRARRYLAPRREAGVLPLVSSARVLRHPVGVVAVVAPWNYPLTLGLGDVLPAVAAGNAVLLRADPRTALTLLWCHELLEDAGLPADVVQVVVGGPDVGMGLLEHVDHASFTGSTASGRVFAARAGELGVPVVLELGGKNPMYVAEDVDVDVAAEGAVRACFGSAGQLCLSVERIYVHEAVRRDFTDAFVRRVRQLRVAPGLDYRSDMGSLASAAQLATVVEHVEDAVGLGATVLTGAEQRTDLGPWFYAPTVLTDVPEHARLAREETFGPVVALYPVASDDEAVAAMNDTEHGLFASVWTADTRRGARLAARVQAGAVVVNEGYAGAYGAVAAPLGGTKASGYGARHGREGLWATTSLQTVVVHRGAHGGRLPRTGHVYGLGHHVWPQVLTRWLELRRALRIP, from the coding sequence ATGGCGCACGAGCACGCGGACCTGCACGACCCCGAGACCGACCCGCTCGCCACGTACGTCCTGGAGCCCGACGACGTGCGGAGCCTCCTCGCGCGCGTCGTCGCCGGGCCCTCGGCGGCGACGAGCACCTCGCACACGCCCTTCACCGGCGCCCCCATCGCGGCCGTCCCGCTGACGACGCCCGACGACCTGCCGGAGGCCGCGCGGCGGGCCCGCTCCGCGCAGCGCACCTGGGCGGCCCGCCCCCTGCGCGAGCGCACCGCCGTGCTCGGCCGCGTGCACGACCTGCTGCTCGAGCGGCAGAGCGACGTGCTCGACCTCGTGCAGATCGAGACCGGCAAGGCTCGCGCGCACGCGTGGGAGGAGGTCGGCGACGTCGCCAACGTCGCCCGCCACTACGCCGTGCGCGCCCGCCGCTACCTCGCGCCCCGCCGTGAGGCCGGCGTGCTGCCGCTCGTCTCGTCCGCACGCGTGCTGCGGCACCCCGTCGGCGTCGTCGCCGTCGTCGCGCCGTGGAACTACCCCCTGACCCTCGGGCTCGGTGACGTGCTGCCCGCGGTCGCCGCCGGCAACGCCGTGCTCCTGCGCGCCGACCCGCGCACCGCGCTCACGCTCCTGTGGTGCCACGAGCTGCTCGAGGACGCCGGGCTGCCGGCCGACGTCGTGCAGGTCGTCGTGGGCGGCCCCGACGTCGGCATGGGCCTGCTCGAGCACGTGGACCACGCCTCCTTCACCGGCTCGACCGCGTCGGGCCGGGTGTTCGCCGCGCGCGCGGGCGAGCTCGGGGTGCCCGTGGTGCTCGAGCTCGGCGGCAAGAACCCGATGTACGTCGCGGAGGACGTCGACGTCGACGTGGCCGCCGAGGGCGCGGTACGTGCCTGCTTCGGCTCCGCCGGCCAGCTGTGCCTGAGCGTCGAGCGGATCTACGTGCACGAGGCGGTGCGCCGCGACTTCACCGACGCCTTCGTGCGTCGGGTGCGCCAGCTGCGGGTCGCACCCGGGCTGGACTACCGGTCCGACATGGGCTCCCTCGCGTCGGCCGCGCAGCTCGCGACCGTCGTCGAGCACGTCGAGGACGCCGTCGGGCTGGGTGCGACCGTGCTCACGGGCGCCGAGCAGCGCACCGACCTCGGACCGTGGTTCTACGCCCCGACGGTGCTGACCGACGTGCCCGAGCACGCCCGCCTGGCCCGCGAGGAGACGTTCGGCCCCGTCGTCGCCCTGTACCCCGTCGCGTCGGACGACGAGGCCGTCGCCGCCATGAACGACACCGAGCACGGGCTGTTCGCCAGCGTCTGGACCGCCGACACCCGCCGGGGCGCCCGCCTCGCCGCCCGCGTGCAGGCCGGTGCCGTCGTCGTCAACGAGGGCTACGCCGGTGCGTACGGCGCCGTGGCCGCGCCCCTCGGCGGGACGAAGGCGTCCGGGTACGGGGCGCGCCACGGCCGCGAGGGCCTGTGGGCCACCACCTCGTTGCAGACCGTCGTGGTGCACCGCGGCGCCCACGGGGGGCGGCTGCCGCGCACCGGTCACGTCTACGGGCTCGGGCACCACGTGTGGCCGCAGGTGCTGACCCGCTGGCTCGAGCTGCGCCGGGCCCTGCGCATCCCCTGA
- a CDS encoding ABC transporter ATP-binding protein, with translation MTLTIPSGRITTIVGANACGKSTLLKAMARLLKPRAGHVLLDGTPVEQLPPRQVATVMGMLPQTPVCPEGIAVADLVGRGRYPHQGWFRRWTAQDDAAVEEALRVTDTLEIADRPVDELSGGQRQRVWIAMALAQQTDVLLLDEPTTFLDVAHQVEVLDLLTDLNRSRGTTIVMVLHDLNLAARYTDHLVALREGRLVAEGAPADVVTPALVEEVFGMQAQVVPDPVSGTPLVVPVGRHHAGASAPLRQLVEQA, from the coding sequence ATGACACTGACGATCCCGTCGGGGCGGATCACGACGATCGTCGGCGCCAACGCGTGCGGCAAGTCGACCCTGCTCAAGGCGATGGCCCGGCTGCTGAAGCCCCGCGCGGGGCACGTGCTGCTCGACGGCACGCCGGTCGAGCAGCTGCCGCCCCGGCAGGTCGCCACCGTGATGGGCATGCTGCCGCAGACCCCGGTGTGCCCGGAGGGCATCGCCGTGGCGGACCTCGTCGGGCGCGGGCGGTACCCGCACCAGGGCTGGTTCCGCCGCTGGACCGCGCAGGACGACGCCGCCGTCGAGGAGGCGCTGCGGGTCACGGACACCCTCGAGATCGCCGACCGCCCGGTGGACGAGCTGTCGGGCGGCCAGCGCCAGCGCGTGTGGATCGCCATGGCCCTCGCGCAGCAGACCGACGTGCTGCTGCTCGACGAGCCGACGACGTTCCTCGACGTCGCCCACCAGGTCGAGGTGCTGGACCTGCTCACCGACCTCAACCGGTCCCGCGGCACGACCATCGTCATGGTGCTGCACGACCTCAACCTGGCGGCGCGGTACACGGACCACCTCGTGGCGCTGCGCGAGGGCAGGCTCGTCGCGGAGGGCGCCCCCGCGGACGTGGTGACGCCCGCGCTCGTCGAGGAGGTCTTCGGCATGCAGGCGCAGGTGGTGCCCGACCCCGTGTCGGGCACGCCGCTCGTGGTCCCCGTGGGCCGGCACCACGCCGGGGCGTCGGCGCCGCTGCGCCAGCTCGTCGAGCAGGCCTGA